The following are encoded together in the Acidobacteriota bacterium genome:
- a CDS encoding MFS transporter, which translates to MNRQVYLRLSVMMLLQYGVWGVWLPVLARYLQAGQAEGGLGFSPGQVGWILGLASSIGAVTAPFVAGQLADRSFSTQRVLAVLLLAGGAIKIVTAYQTSFSAWLWLSVAYSVLYTPTLALSNSLAFANLDDPDTQFPKVRVWGTIGWIAASWAFPLFWLLSDVRFSWLPPFYAGTEAVDATARLVDSLIWSGVLAFGYALFCLFLPPTPPRRDAEEKLAFAKAFGLFRQRSFAVLVAASLPIAVIHQIYFMQTAPFMSEVLGLPDSRIGPAMSIGQFAEIAVMVATGWLLARLGFRGVIVIGAFAYCARYAIFGSDFLPVEVIVASQALHGLCYACFFAAAFIYVDRIAEPDVRHSAQTVFGIVILGLGPVLAAPVLQVLSEAFTNDAGVLDYSALWYSLSALALVTMLGFGALFRDQTSQTRTP; encoded by the coding sequence GTGAATCGTCAGGTTTATCTCCGGCTGTCCGTCATGATGCTCCTGCAGTACGGGGTCTGGGGTGTCTGGCTGCCGGTGCTGGCGCGCTACCTCCAGGCCGGTCAGGCCGAGGGCGGTCTGGGGTTCAGCCCCGGGCAGGTCGGCTGGATTCTGGGCCTGGCGAGTTCGATCGGCGCCGTTACCGCGCCGTTCGTCGCCGGCCAGCTCGCCGATCGCTCGTTCTCGACCCAGCGCGTCCTCGCCGTGTTGCTGCTGGCCGGCGGCGCGATCAAGATCGTCACGGCGTACCAGACGAGCTTCTCCGCCTGGCTCTGGCTCTCCGTGGCGTATTCCGTCCTCTACACGCCAACGCTGGCGCTCTCGAACTCGCTCGCCTTCGCGAATCTCGACGATCCCGACACCCAGTTCCCGAAGGTGCGGGTCTGGGGCACGATCGGCTGGATCGCGGCGAGCTGGGCGTTCCCGCTGTTCTGGCTGCTCTCCGACGTCCGGTTCTCCTGGCTGCCGCCGTTCTATGCCGGGACGGAAGCGGTGGATGCGACCGCCAGACTGGTCGATTCACTGATCTGGAGCGGCGTACTGGCGTTCGGCTACGCGCTCTTCTGCCTCTTCCTGCCGCCGACGCCGCCGCGGCGGGACGCGGAGGAGAAGCTCGCCTTCGCCAAGGCCTTCGGGCTGTTCCGCCAGCGCTCGTTCGCCGTGCTGGTCGCGGCGAGTCTGCCGATCGCGGTGATCCACCAGATCTACTTCATGCAGACGGCGCCGTTCATGAGCGAGGTCCTGGGGCTTCCGGACAGCCGGATCGGACCGGCCATGAGCATCGGCCAGTTTGCCGAGATCGCGGTCATGGTGGCCACCGGCTGGCTGCTGGCCCGGCTCGGGTTCCGCGGCGTGATCGTCATCGGCGCCTTCGCCTACTGCGCCCGCTACGCGATCTTCGGCAGCGACTTCCTGCCCGTCGAGGTGATCGTCGCCAGCCAGGCGTTGCACGGCCTCTGCTACGCATGCTTCTTCGCCGCCGCCTTCATCTACGTCGACCGGATCGCCGAGCCGGACGTCCGCCACTCGGCCCAGACCGTGTTCGGGATCGTGATTCTCGGTCTCGGGCCGGTCCTGGCGGCGCCGGTGCTCCAGGTGCTGTCCGAAGCCTTCACGAACGACGCCGGCGTGCTGGACTACTCGGCGCTGTGGTACTCGCTGTCGGCGCTGGCGCTGGTCACGATGTTGGGGTTTGGCGCGTTGTTCCGGGATCAGACGTCGCAGACGCGAACGCCGTGA
- a CDS encoding DUF4159 domain-containing protein, protein MKFRAGSGRRWLAPTGVAAFALLLASLLPAQWWRPVPARYPEEGRQYLEGFVFCRGQYRQVVDEWLGQGWFTDYPDSEYNFMTRLAQLTTVEIQRTAYGDPEHLVLTLDDPRLFEFPFLFMSDVGTIGIDDVEAENLRKYLLAGGFLYVDDFWGPQAWDRWAGQIGRVLPPGEYPIVDIPLDHPIFRTFFTVEEVPQIPSIQYWNMTGRADTSERGHRSAEPHFRGIFDEHGRLMVAMTHNTDIADGWEREGESREFFERFSLTKSYPFGVNLVLYALSH, encoded by the coding sequence ATGAAGTTCAGGGCAGGCTCGGGAAGAAGGTGGCTGGCGCCGACGGGCGTGGCCGCGTTCGCCCTGCTCCTCGCCTCCCTGTTGCCCGCCCAGTGGTGGCGCCCGGTGCCCGCGCGCTACCCGGAGGAAGGACGCCAGTACCTCGAGGGCTTCGTGTTCTGCCGTGGCCAGTACCGGCAGGTCGTGGACGAGTGGCTGGGGCAAGGCTGGTTCACGGACTATCCCGACTCCGAGTACAACTTCATGACCCGCCTGGCCCAGTTGACGACGGTCGAGATCCAGCGCACCGCCTACGGCGACCCGGAGCATCTGGTTCTAACGCTGGACGATCCGCGTCTGTTCGAGTTTCCGTTCCTGTTCATGTCGGACGTCGGCACGATCGGTATCGACGATGTCGAGGCGGAGAACCTGCGGAAGTACCTGCTGGCCGGAGGCTTCCTCTACGTCGACGACTTCTGGGGCCCGCAGGCCTGGGACCGCTGGGCGGGTCAGATCGGGCGGGTGCTGCCGCCGGGCGAGTACCCGATCGTGGACATTCCGCTGGACCACCCCATCTTCAGGACCTTCTTCACCGTCGAGGAAGTGCCGCAGATCCCGTCGATCCAGTACTGGAACATGACCGGCCGGGCGGACACGTCGGAACGGGGCCACCGCTCCGCCGAGCCGCATTTCCGCGGCATCTTCGACGAGCACGGCCGGCTCATGGTCGCGATGACCCACAACACGGACATCGCGGACGGCTGGGAGCGTGAAGGGGAGTCGCGGGAGTTCTTCGAGCGTTTCTCGCTGACGAAGTCGTATCCGTTCGGCGTCAACCTGGTTCTGTACGCGCTGTCGCACTGA
- a CDS encoding MBL fold metallo-hydrolase produces MTLRSRFLATPGAVAALLALPAAAQQDFSAVEVTGEHVAGTVHMLTGAGGNIGVSAGEDGILIVDDQFAPLADKIRAALAGISPGDLEFVVNTHFHFDHTGGNVIFGKEALIVAHTNVRKRLAEGAGVRGRPAEPAPKEALPVVTYDDGVSIHFNGEEIMIGHLTGGHTDGDSYIYFTDSNVIHLGDQYFAGRFPFVDVGNGGNAVGLRDSIGEVLEHLPADAKVIPGHGPLSSVDDLKTYHRMLTECVATVKAGKAAGKSVEEIQAAGLPEEWSGWASGFINESVFITSIHESL; encoded by the coding sequence ATGACGCTTCGTTCCCGTTTCCTGGCGACCCCTGGCGCTGTCGCAGCCCTGCTTGCCCTCCCCGCCGCAGCGCAGCAGGACTTCTCGGCCGTCGAGGTGACCGGCGAACACGTCGCGGGCACCGTCCACATGCTGACCGGCGCCGGCGGCAACATCGGCGTTTCGGCCGGCGAGGACGGCATCCTGATCGTCGATGATCAGTTCGCGCCGCTGGCCGACAAGATCCGGGCGGCGCTCGCGGGGATTTCGCCCGGCGACCTGGAGTTCGTCGTCAACACCCACTTCCACTTCGACCACACGGGCGGCAACGTGATCTTCGGCAAGGAGGCGCTGATCGTGGCGCATACGAACGTGCGCAAGCGTCTGGCGGAGGGCGCCGGCGTGCGCGGCCGGCCCGCCGAGCCGGCGCCGAAGGAGGCTCTCCCCGTGGTGACCTACGACGACGGAGTGTCGATCCACTTCAACGGCGAGGAGATCATGATCGGTCACCTGACCGGCGGCCACACGGACGGCGACAGCTACATCTACTTCACGGACTCGAACGTCATCCACCTGGGCGACCAGTACTTCGCAGGACGCTTTCCCTTCGTTGACGTCGGCAACGGCGGCAACGCGGTGGGCCTGCGCGACAGCATCGGGGAGGTGCTGGAGCACCTGCCGGCCGACGCGAAGGTGATTCCCGGCCACGGGCCCCTGTCGTCGGTCGACGACCTGAAGACGTACCACCGGATGCTCACGGAGTGTGTCGCCACGGTCAAGGCCGGCAAGGCCGCCGGCAAGTCGGTGGAGGAGATCCAGGCTGCCGGACTGCCCGAGGAATGGAGCGGCTGGGCTTCCGGTTTCATCAACGAGTCGGTCTTCATCACTTCGATTCACGAGAGTCTGTAG
- a CDS encoding TIM barrel protein: MNPESLSRRTLIAGAASVAAAAAVPTATPAQQERVITNGRIRQSVCQWCYGRMPLEELAAAASAMGLESIEILGPEAFPTLREHGLSCAMTNSHGITEGINDPANHEACLAAITAAIDATAEAGFPNVITFSGNRNGMPDSEGLGNCVAALKQITGHAEQKGVTICMELLNSKVNHADYMADNMPWLVELVDRVASDRFKILYDIYHAQVMEGDVIRTIRDYHEHIGHYHTAGNPGRNELDENQELFYPAIMRAILETGYTGIVGQEFIPKSSDKLAALAHGVSVCDV, from the coding sequence GTGAACCCAGAGTCCCTGTCCCGCCGCACCCTGATCGCCGGCGCCGCTTCGGTAGCCGCGGCTGCTGCCGTTCCCACGGCTACTCCCGCCCAACAGGAGCGAGTGATCACGAACGGGAGAATCCGCCAGTCGGTGTGCCAGTGGTGCTACGGCCGCATGCCGCTTGAGGAACTCGCCGCCGCCGCCAGCGCGATGGGCCTCGAGTCGATCGAGATCCTCGGCCCCGAGGCCTTCCCGACGCTGCGGGAACACGGTCTCTCCTGCGCCATGACGAACAGCCACGGCATCACCGAGGGCATCAATGATCCCGCCAACCACGAGGCCTGCCTGGCGGCGATCACGGCCGCGATCGACGCCACCGCCGAGGCCGGTTTCCCCAACGTGATCACCTTCTCGGGCAACCGCAACGGCATGCCCGATAGCGAGGGCCTCGGGAACTGCGTGGCGGCCCTGAAGCAGATCACCGGCCACGCCGAGCAGAAGGGCGTCACGATCTGCATGGAGCTGCTGAACTCCAAGGTCAACCACGCCGACTACATGGCCGACAACATGCCCTGGCTGGTCGAACTCGTGGACCGCGTCGCATCCGACCGTTTCAAGATCCTCTACGACATCTACCACGCCCAGGTCATGGAAGGCGACGTGATCCGCACGATCCGCGACTACCACGAACACATCGGCCACTACCACACCGCCGGCAACCCCGGACGCAACGAGCTCGACGAGAACCAGGAGCTGTTCTACCCGGCGATCATGCGCGCGATCCTCGAAACCGGCTACACGGGCATCGTGGGCCAGGAGTTCATTCCCAAGAGCAGCGACAAACTCGCTGCTCTTGCGCATGGTGTGAGTGTCTGCGACGTCTGA
- a CDS encoding PQQ-binding-like beta-propeller repeat protein, which translates to MRLDGVLRSERVAVAGTLVLATVAMAAPPATSDVEGGWPAWRGPSRTGSAPAGNPPIEWSETKNVRWKKAVPGLGLSSPIVWGERLYLTTAVPTGEKVGDAPRGGRREGIPPDQVLSYEVHALDRANGSTVWKRTVRTEAPSGGTHPDGTWASGSPVTDGEVLVAFFGSQGLYAFDLDGTELWRRDFGDMRTRLGFGEGSSPALHGDRVFVIWDHEDDSFMVALDKKTGEEIWRRDRDEMTAWTTPLVVEHDGRTQVITSATNRVRSYDADTGEPIWQAMGMTLNAIPSPVYSDGVVYLTSGFRGSKLMAVRLDGAEGDITGTDNVVWSVDRDTPYVPSPLLHDGVIYFTKSNNGILSAFDAASGEALYANQRLGPVRNIYASPVAVGDRVYFTSRDGEFLVAKAGPTFEVLAENELDDRFDASPAIVGDEIYLRGRSNLYCIATP; encoded by the coding sequence ATGCGTTTGGATGGAGTGCTGCGCTCGGAGCGGGTCGCGGTGGCGGGCACGCTGGTTCTTGCGACCGTTGCGATGGCGGCGCCGCCCGCGACTTCGGATGTGGAAGGCGGCTGGCCGGCGTGGCGTGGCCCGAGCCGAACCGGATCGGCGCCGGCGGGGAATCCGCCGATCGAGTGGTCCGAAACGAAGAACGTGCGGTGGAAGAAGGCGGTGCCGGGTCTCGGCCTGTCGTCGCCCATCGTGTGGGGAGAGCGGTTGTACCTGACGACCGCGGTGCCGACCGGCGAGAAGGTTGGCGATGCGCCGCGGGGCGGCAGGCGCGAGGGCATCCCGCCGGACCAGGTGCTGAGCTACGAGGTCCACGCGCTGGACCGCGCGAACGGGTCGACTGTATGGAAGCGGACCGTGCGCACGGAAGCGCCGTCCGGCGGCACCCATCCCGACGGCACCTGGGCCTCCGGGTCGCCGGTCACGGACGGCGAGGTGCTGGTGGCCTTCTTCGGTTCGCAGGGCCTCTACGCCTTCGATCTCGACGGGACGGAACTCTGGCGCCGCGACTTCGGCGACATGAGGACCCGGCTCGGCTTCGGCGAGGGAAGCTCGCCGGCGCTTCACGGCGACCGGGTGTTCGTCATCTGGGACCACGAGGACGACTCCTTCATGGTCGCTCTCGACAAGAAGACGGGCGAGGAGATCTGGCGTCGCGACCGCGACGAGATGACGGCCTGGACGACGCCTCTGGTGGTCGAGCATGACGGCCGGACGCAGGTGATCACGAGTGCGACGAACCGGGTCCGGTCCTACGATGCGGACACAGGGGAGCCGATCTGGCAGGCGATGGGGATGACGTTGAACGCGATCCCTTCGCCGGTCTACTCGGACGGCGTCGTCTACCTGACCAGTGGTTTCCGCGGCAGCAAGCTGATGGCGGTGCGGCTCGACGGCGCTGAGGGCGACATCACCGGAACGGACAATGTGGTCTGGTCGGTGGACCGGGACACGCCGTACGTGCCCTCGCCGCTGCTGCACGACGGCGTCATCTACTTCACGAAGTCGAACAACGGGATTCTGTCGGCGTTCGACGCGGCCAGCGGCGAAGCGCTCTATGCGAACCAGCGACTGGGGCCCGTGCGCAACATCTACGCCTCTCCGGTCGCGGTCGGCGACCGCGTCTACTTCACCAGCCGCGACGGCGAGTTCCTCGTGGCAAAGGCGGGGCCGACCTTCGAGGTCCTGGCGGAGAACGAACTCGACGACCGCTTCGACGCGTCGCCTGCCATCGTCGGCGACGAGATCTACCTGCGCGGCCGCAGCAACCTGTACTGCATAGCTACTCCGTAG